CTAGTAAATCGTAAATTccattgttaatttaaattaatcataaaaaatattaatttaaatagactCTACTGACTAATTAATGaacaatgttatatatttttagacaatTTTTATGGAGTTTTCGACTTCCTGGCGAAGCACAAAAAATTGATAGAATGATGGAGTGTTTTGCAGAAAGATATTGTCAATTAAAcccaaatatttttaccaatacaggtaatatgtttataaactattcttgataatattttttaattgaatatttttatagatacttGTTATGTTCTGTCATTtgctattataatgttaaacacAAGTCTTCATAATCCTAGTGTCAAAGATAAACCATCagttgaacaatttatacaaatgaATCGTGGTATCAACAATGGTGGAGATTTACCTAGAGAACTTTTAATTGTGGGTTAAAGAatttagtagacattttttcaaaaatatatatttttttaatttttttaatttttttaattttttgttcataaagaGTTTATATGATAGCATAAAAACAGAGCCTTTTAAAATTCCTGAAGATGATGGTAATGACTTAATGCATACATTCTTCAACCCAGACAAAGAAGGATGGTTATGGAAACaaggtattatacttatattagatTAATGTAATGTCTTAcacttttgttaaaatgtaaaatttgtagGTGGCCGATATAAAAGTTGGAAACGTCGTTGGttcattttaaatgataattgtctgtattattttgaatatacaaCTGACAAGGAACCTCGAGGAATAATTCCACTAGAAAATATTGAAGTACGAGAAGTATCCGATCGCCATAAACCGCATTGTTTTGAGTTGTATGCAGCTCCTGGAACTACCGACTTTATTAAAGCTTGTAAAACAGATAGTGAAGGAAAAGTAGTAGAAGGTgagaataaagataaaataataatttaatgattataattattgcactGTTAGTAACTGTTTAGTTACTAACTGAATATAATCATACTTTGGGTGTTTGATAtggtttgtaaattaaaatagtagaaCAATAAAcgaatatacagtatataaaaaaaaaaaaaattgaatctgcTTAAAACGATCTTCTGGGATCTAGAGCACCAGATTGTTATATCCAAACTTTGTTATATGTGGATGACAAAAACAGTATGCAGATGAGATATAAAATCGACCAAATACATGGCTGGGAATCATTTTAACCGGAATACCGTTATTCGTGGCATCGTAATAATCAGATTCTGCtgtataattaactaaaattgaaacttaattacttattagtgtgGGAAACAATTGAAGGAAATGTTTGATATCAACGACATctattaaatgatatttttgttaaaaatatttatctttctaatgtatatataaatgtattattttacaaattaaatatttatatcattttcaaaaatatttttaaggctGTTGAAAATGGGTCGTTTTTTTGTGATCaaaaatatacttccagaagtccaatattaattttgaaaaaatatttgaattccttattttattttctaggtTATGTAGGAGATggattttcttttctttttttatttagtaacaaTAAAGTAaagatgaatatttaaaaaaaaaaaaattaatttggtactATACTAatcaaaacaatacaaaaaatcgaaaatccatTTTCTACATATCCTAAAAAAGAGAATaaagaattcaaatatgttttaaaaattagaatcaCGCTTTTGGTACTGAGtgaatttttcttttgctttttgatacttttattttgtaacttttttGATCACAAAATATAGTCACATGTGACTATGTGTATGGATTTCCAAGAATCTTAACCGTAGTTtatctttaattaataattacatgaaGCGTTCAGGAAACTTACGCATATAATaatcagtcactacacacacAGTTAAACATCACTTATGATGGATATAGAATATTGCCTAAATCCAAccccttaaaaataatttgttttcaccagccttaattatgttaatttatcacATGTTTTAATTGATTGGTTGTATTGTAGGTAAGCATACTGTGTATAGAATGTCAGCAGCTACAGCAGAAGAAAAAGATGAATGGACAAAATGCCTTAAGTAAGttgtaagaaaataatttacagttacaGTTAGGGTAAAGCTAGTTAGACTTCCATCATCTTAGATGTAAAGACACTTAGTTGTTATATGAATTGTAatagttacttattaatttttatggaaacttattcataaatatatttgtaaattatcaatttattttatcatgcaacTCTTCAACATTTGAAAgtcattgattatttataaaataattcttatgaGTCTATGAGTACTgcttatattggtattttaacACCTCCAACAGATATACTAAATAAAGTGAATTTATTTCATCGcttattgcataaaaattaattatagtttttatcacCTTACCTACCcaataatgataaaatcataattcatcTCAATGAAAATTGATTGCCGAAATAGTCACTATGTCAACATGTGtatgtgattatttttaataactcatTATTACCATTTTCAGACAAAGTATTAGTCATAATCCTTTTTATGACATGTTAGCAGCACGTAAAAAGAAAGCACAAAAAAACAGTGTTCATGGTCGAAGCTAGCGTCATTTACTCTACTGTTTAAAACAGTatttggtaatttataattgtttaactattgaatttattctttttttaaactatacaattgttattattaagagCATGTAAGTGCACTATTTGTGTCTCTCTCTGGCCCATACTTAACACTGCAAATTTGTGTTCAGCAGAACCAATCTTGTGTTGtttctttaatattagagtaaattgacttattaacaaaaataatgttaagaaCATTGACTGTGTCTATATGTTGGCTCAATTTTAAGCaagttataattatgtataatattaaaatttaaaaatgcttacatattgtaaataaattgtatatcgtATAACAGCCAATGTACGAACACAGACATTAACATGGCAGGACATTAACTCTAATTAACggtgatatattttaatcaatacaataaaaacaccagaaatggtgaaaaaatactataataccaataattaattttatttagaaattatgggagattaatatgaaaaaattaacttgGGACAATTTAACACTTTCTTCTTTCATTATAATCTAAATTTCAATTCTTAACGCTACCAATTTTTACTGGGGTGTCAATAGTCAAATTAATGTTAAGAATCCAAAAATGCAGGCTCAAAGTTTTGGtggactattatattattatgtaatacatattataaataacagtaaaaaacaaatattttctgttcaattttataattattattttatttataacaacaagtaaattacattcatataatatgtctgtACTAGTTCATAcattaccaaaaataaatatttaatttaccatttatataataatagaaatacagaatactaaaGTCTAATGCTAGcattcaatgtaaaataaatgtaaaccaATTGTCATTTCTACTTTAACATTGCTACTGAGAttcttccaaaaacatacattattttcttattgaaaaaatatagcaTTTTCATCAGGCATttgtatgtaagtatgtaaatatatcttttaaatttgtatttaaagttataaaaattatgaaaccctttatttacttataaataaacgacataacgataaaataactatagataatGGTGGGTATTTCAAAAGTGTAAGTCCCGTATTTAATCACTTGTCGCATCATAAACATACTAGTAATGAGTGACTGTGCCAATCAGTACTTATTTTGGTACTGGTCTAGTTGACCCTTTAAGAAAATATTCCCCCACCAGTCAGGTTTAGTTGACGCCCGCCACTTAAATCTCTCGTGTTTTCGATGTTCTAGTTATTTGATATAGAATGTATATACTACGGTTAAAAAGGTACAGAATcatatacataaagtattagtattttaagaataatatttggtAGAATCCGTGTAGTGAAATTAATGATAGAAGATAGGTATAACAGTGGGTGccgtatattataagattatggAGTTTTACCTCAGTTTTACAGTGGTCGTCATCACTGaacaataaatatgaatttccaataaatttttaataacgtGCACAATAATTCATAGGCAATCATtttgcaaaacaaaatattattcataaaactaGGACTTGTGACAGTGGACTCAAAATTACTTTTGATCAACTAAGAGGTCGATGGCGATGTCATTTGAGATCATGTCAAGCAGAAAAAGGTGTTAAATCCAATAATTGGATCTAAAGTGCTAAGGTAAAGTTACCAACTATTGTTCACTTCTTTTATGGTTGGACTCATGAACTAACATCAGTGGACTTTTGTAAACGCAAATGAGCAAATCTACTATCATAGTAGATTGGAATAACTTTCTTAGGGAAGTATGTGTATGAAAACTTTCTCACGGCGATTCAAAAATAGGAGGTGCTGGTTGTATTGTTAAGATCGATGAGAGTTTGTTTGTCAAGCGTAAAAATAATGCCGTTCATATCCTGCCGCAGCAATGGGTATTTGGTGGCATAATATGTCGTATGAGCTTTGTTGTATgtgtttattacattattatttatatatgaatgatatatatttttttacaatttatttcttcatatctatatattttgtacctataaataccaaatgaatgtatgataaataatttaaatagttttcttacttttttatgaattattaaattaaaatattatataattatatattaaattattgattattgactagaacatcaaaaatatgaaaGATTTAAGTGGCAGGCGTCAACTAAACCTGAGTGGTGGGGGGAATATTTTCTTGGCGGGGGTCAACTAGATCAGTACCTTTATTTCATAGTTATTcttagtaaatataaaacttttatttagcctaataaaattaaaaataaacaaattacatttaatttcattaaaagtaatattaatcataaaataataatttactatttataatatgttataaatgatcatgtagtatatattataaataaataataaacaatttaaatatttttttattatttttttttttttttcatttattttaaaactgtttttaaagtattttactgttaataataactttaaaaatagtttttgtaagattaattattttcataaacaattatttgagttttaaaatgtatttttatttttagtgtacaCTGATGTATTCTTTCGGACACTCTAGATACTGGAAATCTAACAAAGAAGATCAATTCAACAAAACTTTCAAGTAAAATAATGATACCttatcaatttgtttttgtatcaTTTGGATCAAAATGAAATTAGTCTGATtgaacaataatcaatatttttttattgatttgcacattattttattatgaatataattttttaatatacctactggcGTCACCAAAAAACTTTAATAGCTATCATTTCCATAAATtagttcaaatatattttattattatatattctgtttattataacaattttatagttatttttataatatataatctagtcccaatattttacataattattgttttaaaacttaCTTTATGCATTGTTTTGGTggaatttttgtaaataatttaaaaataagtatatttgttcataaaattaattaaaaataataattcaatttttgtttattttatgtagaaatgctattgataaaaaaaaaaacagccaaCAGgataacacaaatattttattttaacaactaaGGTATTTTTTATAACGGTATCAAGTTGTTGTATCAAATATACCTTGTCTTCAAATAGGTCACTACTCTGGTAGGTAgtctttatattttgaaaatatcattaattctaggtaactaggtacctagttattaatGATGTAAGTacgtaatagcattgattataaacactaaactattagtatttataatcaatttgttGTAATAGTGAAAAGTATCAAATAGGGATTCAATtcccaaacaatattttttaattataaaatgccatatatatataactaaactACTAAAATTGTATGTGTGTAAGCAGGGGTGGATTGGAATTTTGAACCAGTACGCGGGCTgtcgtgtatttattatttgttggaGGCTTGCAGGAGGCAAGTATACCATACTAaggtagtaatattttttagtgcTTTAAAGGGccggtaaatatttattaacattttatggtGATTTCATTGTTcctataaaaatgattatattataatataaaagtgagGTTTGCATAGACAGATATTGAGATATAAGATACctagttgttattattaataataataatttattccaatGAATAAAACGAGCGTGAGCCGTATagtacaataacattttaacccAATAACCagatacaataattaaacaataagttTAATACTGTCCAATAGTACAGTAAAGTTGTAACACAATAAGCACAATAACTACatgcaatataaatacaataattaaacaataagcatattaaatttaaattaatttggtgttaatattattatttatcattatttatataggtgtttaattgtttatttaaagatgaaaagaaaaaaatcagcAGATGGTGAAAGTTTGTTGCATAGGGCAAAAGCTCTAAGATAGGGGAGTTTTTCAAATGATTTGTGctgaatgtaggtatataaaataaggaGAAGATTATAAGAAGGTTATTAGATGTAATTTTTAGCTAAAAATCActtggtcaaaagtaaaaatttcccagtatttttcaaaagcgccgtgaaaaacaaaagaaaaattaaggaaaaacgggaatttttatgcaaaatcgattttgggttttggtgcaactcttaaacaaatgaccatagggcgtatgtacatgaaattttgactgaatgtttatattagcattttctatacaccataacattttccaaatattttgacttgttttgagctgtttacggacattttcggtttccatttttttagttttttttctataaatatcaataaaatgttatttgttgggtaaaaaagcgtgaaatgcaaggctcctgatatattgttacaatgacagttgaaaaatattaaaaatacacaggcacaaattttgttttataagcatttaaagtttgaattttgacaaaatgtatcaaatttaaaatgaaataattattttgtagttaaaaatttataaaatgttcaacttttatagctaaggattgaaaatttaaaacaaggctccacgtaaataggtGTAAAAGTCAAGTTTCTGATAAATGCTAATTCAGCAGTAGATACAAGTATACATCAcatatatgtttatgtttatacaagtgataaaacaaatattaactaaaatagaAGGGGTATGCCCCACGGTACCCCTCTGAGACCgcccatattttattatattctactggcctactattaaaataatttttactaaaatgtctaaaatacatcaatattaaGTATCAATGGAAAGGTGGTAATACAAGGCCTGTATCACAGCTGTGCGTACCTATCATGAATGTAGCCAGAATATATTCATTAGATGGACAATGTTACAGGGTCCTTATTCCTTCACGCggacattatttattgttgctCCCCGAACCGAACCCCCTGTAACCACCTTAATCTGGCCATCTGGGCTTGCCTATATACCTAAATCGGGCTAAATTGCCTATACACCTACATGgctaatacctaggtatattatatataaatacctacataatatatatataacaaattaagcAATATACCATCATctacgttaaataataatattatctttttttttttttttttttgagtttatttattGAGCATCACTATTGTTACGAATAACCTTTTTTATAGGCCGCttactatattgtaataaaaaaattgtaattatctaAGTTTGACAATATAGAttcattaatattgttcaatatttacATTCagaacaaatttacaaaattataaattgttgtataaacatttataaaaataatatacaattgtcaaTTACTTAGGTATCTTAGTTTGACTATAGATTCGTCAATTAATcattcacaaaaaaatacaacattttttgatttttaaatataaataattttgtacctgagataatatagattataggtaataggtatactatgaATTATTTCAGTGAATACGATGATAGTTGTGTATGAGTAGTATCATATGTTTCATGTCACGGTTCAAAAATTCTAAATCTAAAACTGATGCTAggtacccagacagcattttgtaacaataatattataatagtattataataacgttatactaatattattcgtgattataatgttataataatattattaaacaaaaaatgtatgtctGGGTAGACACTAcgttaaattgttaaaacacGTGATGGGCCAACGATGATCCAATCAGATTGATTTCCAAACGTCAAACTCTTTTTTTTCTGTTACTAATTCAATACAAATGTGaaggtacctaataagtatGGGCGTATCAACATATATACAAAAGCTAAAACTTATTTGTTTAACTCGTCAAGTTAAGTTCATAGAACACTGAACAATTTAGGTTAAGCTTTAAGTTTAAAGTaacatactttttatttaacttgtaaaaataataggtaggtaggtaagttgattagaaaataaaataatttacctaatgGTTAACCCGATACCTAACTGCAAtgttctatttaatatatatctaggtacctagttgaatccaaatttaaatcatccattacagtgacccacacgacacctatataaatgtatacagcaGAGTAGTGCCCACTTGTTCAACTTCctagacagcaattttttgttcaataatattatcattacaaaatgctgtctgggttttttgttattctttaatttataaaaaatctaattaacttaaatgcaaaaaaagaaAGTAAGATCCTGgaacaataggtaggtaatattttttaaaccaaataaataaatatttaggtataatatagatgCAAATTGCAAGCTACTATAGAAAGGTACATGGAGTACGGAATATACGATCTATTGAAACAAAatctatacctatctataatatatacctatatataaattactagacaaataaatgttaaaagatACAAGTAGGGAGGgggaatttttaaacatttaaaatcaaaattttctgaaacattttttctagctgatcccgtgcactttgtttcCCGTTAAacgtaccaactctatatgactcaaactttgttcaattcgttatttaatattcggtgtatggtgttcaaaatgtatcttaacttttctgttgtctggaataaaaattctgatttgcagcagtatattattatgaggtaggcaatctatctgCGGTAAATCTGTTTGtacgtaactttataatttaactctaaagtatcaaagttataccaattaTGTCACttaactcctcctaaacgggtGAACTAATTGTGAATGCCGAGTCTGTCGACCAATATTTCCTGCTCATCCACGAAGACGTGGCATTGTTTTATGTACGTAACTTATATGTGAGTATAATACGcttaatatttacgtaattgcgatatatataatatcaaaacacagtgttcaaaaaaattaaatgcattgaaagaatattatactgatttcatgacaacaaaaaatttattattatagatattataatagttttaaagcccatggcaaccatttataaacaaaaatttgcaCCGTAAATCTAGATTTAAAGCTCTAAATCCCCATTTGAGCACATCCCGGTTGGACCTAGTGGGATGATTTGTTACTATAAACAATGCAGGGCTTCacccaaacgcatacaaaaaaattcattcaaatcggtccaaCCGTTTAGGAGTTcaatcacaacacacgtacagtagaattatatatataaagataaattataaagtatttttaatgatcaaatagtgcaaatttaaaaatcagtatTCCAaggttataacattttgaacaaCTGAATTTTGAGTATATTACGCTTACGCAGATTATTCCACGAATCTACATAGAAAATGCAGTCCAGCTTCCAGTCGGGgttaaatttttcaattctccccccccccccccaacaaatatagtaatattaattacgcCACtacttctattattatataattaagctGCAGGCTGCCATCCGCACTTCGCAGTAGCTGCTACTGGCGCAGTTCGACGATGAGTCGATTGCGTGGCGGTGACAACGTTGCATTTCTCATCTTTTGtgcttttcaattttatatttgccGACTAACACtgcacccacacacacacacacattaccCCGACGTGCATcattataggtattacctatattgatatgtgtgtgtgtgtgtgtgtgtgtgtgtgtgtgtgtgtgtgtgtgtgtgtgtgtgtgtgtgtgtgtgcgtgtgcgtgtaaATACGGCTGAATCGACACCGCCGCCCTTTTTGGaatagaaaaatcaataaaGTCGTCCTCTCCAGCCACCCCATAACTATTACTATTggcgatgatgataatattattatgtcaacatCCTCCTATCTGCGCGTGACGAGTTACGACTGACTATACAGTTTGTCCCCTACCCGATAGGtcccatattaatatattattacattgatattatgtaataaatatagaatacattatgctaaattataaatcataattatacccTTTAGGCTATGGCTTGTAAGTAgtatgtgcctatgtataaggtaggtagtaggtactataggtattaagtattgacaatacattatatataagatatacaaGTTATATAGctatatcatgttataataaGAGTTGCGTAGTTGCTTATTACGAATAAAtgatagataattttattaagtattacctAGGTTAATTAttcacgtttttatttttttgtatattggttATCCTTATCAGTTACCAGTTAGGTACGGGCGTCCTACGTCATACGTGGACGCGTTTAGtgtcaaacaattttataatatttctgtttcTACATAGCTACCAAATAGGTACCATAGAACAATACCAAATagataatctataaatatattaatataataattatataaaaaggtaTGCAAAATGGAAAATACATACACGATACATATATCGGGGGTAGCCTGTATTCTGTAATAAGAAAGTAACAAGCCGCACTACCTTACTcatcatagacataataatattataaattataatagaattattttatgtctaatcctattctataatctatatagtataatgtatataactgTAAACTACGAACTACCTGG
This portion of the Acyrthosiphon pisum isolate AL4f chromosome A1, pea_aphid_22Mar2018_4r6ur, whole genome shotgun sequence genome encodes:
- the LOC100162397 gene encoding cytohesin-1, whose protein sequence is MNVPYINDTFNINELSTDQQKLLIEIRRRKAELLLEIQQLKDELSEVVSEMENMDSNDDSKNQTKAKQISIGRKKFNMDPKKGIEFLVEHGLLNHNEADVAAFLYKGEGLNKTAIGDYLGERNDFNERVLREFVSLHDFTDLILVQALRQFLWSFRLPGEAQKIDRMMECFAERYCQLNPNIFTNTDTCYVLSFAIIMLNTSLHNPSVKDKPSVEQFIQMNRGINNGGDLPRELLISLYDSIKTEPFKIPEDDGNDLMHTFFNPDKEGWLWKQGGRYKSWKRRWFILNDNCLYYFEYTTDKEPRGIIPLENIEVREVSDRHKPHCFELYAAPGTTDFIKACKTDSEGKVVEGKHTVYRMSAATAEEKDEWTKCLKQSISHNPFYDMLAARKKKAQKNSVHGRS